From the Kitasatospora viridis genome, one window contains:
- a CDS encoding MATE family efflux transporter, whose product MSVTPVSTPSSPAAVRRALLGLGVPVYLELLSGVIAGIIDTAWGARLGASAVGAIAVASTVENVLLGVILAVNVGATVLIADALASGRRAAVPVITRAAGLLWLAITPVVAVGGFLAHGEVARLLAGGDTEVVRLAAEFFAVSFPGMAVFFAQNVVDGLFKGTGDTRTPMRMAMVANAVILVADPVLMYGVGGAPRLGVAGAAVGMLLGRTIALAASLVLLRGRRVGEHGGGPRLGEVLRKLLGIGLPVSGDFVLRMGMAAALVGVVARFGEAPLAAYGIGTKLILFVTMACYSFRQAGSILTARGCGPQLVGRQSALLAMGLAAGAGTVLALFGRSAARVFSSAPDVVGVTGEMLWYLVPYLVLLAGVISLGGVFMGSGRSRSLLWATAFGAAVQLPLAYGLSAVAGVRGVWLSMVLGAAAQLAVVLILFLRLGRGGKRIGRRSGELRGAAGQAGVDGMGDAGPRDAEPVQAGQRLGGRRVHGNSEVTKDLISRTR is encoded by the coding sequence ATGTCCGTCACCCCCGTCTCCACCCCGTCCTCCCCCGCCGCCGTGCGCCGGGCCCTGCTCGGCTTAGGCGTGCCGGTCTACCTGGAACTGCTCTCCGGGGTGATCGCGGGCATCATCGACACCGCCTGGGGCGCCCGGCTCGGCGCGTCGGCGGTCGGCGCGATCGCCGTGGCGAGCACGGTGGAGAACGTGCTGCTCGGCGTGATCCTGGCGGTGAACGTCGGGGCGACCGTCCTGATCGCGGACGCCCTGGCAAGTGGCCGGCGGGCGGCGGTGCCGGTGATCACCCGGGCCGCCGGGCTGCTCTGGCTGGCGATCACACCGGTGGTGGCGGTCGGCGGGTTCCTCGCGCACGGCGAGGTGGCCCGGCTGCTGGCCGGCGGCGACACCGAAGTGGTGCGACTGGCGGCCGAGTTCTTCGCGGTCTCGTTCCCCGGCATGGCGGTGTTCTTCGCCCAGAACGTGGTCGACGGCCTGTTCAAGGGCACCGGCGACACCCGAACTCCGATGCGGATGGCGATGGTTGCCAACGCGGTCATCCTGGTCGCGGACCCGGTGCTGATGTACGGCGTGGGCGGGGCGCCACGACTCGGCGTCGCGGGGGCGGCGGTCGGGATGCTGCTGGGGCGCACGATCGCGCTGGCGGCGAGCCTGGTCCTGCTACGCGGACGGCGAGTTGGGGAGCATGGCGGCGGTCCCCGACTGGGTGAGGTACTGCGCAAGCTGCTCGGGATCGGGCTGCCCGTCTCCGGCGACTTCGTGCTGCGGATGGGCATGGCGGCGGCGCTGGTCGGCGTGGTCGCCCGGTTCGGCGAGGCACCGCTGGCCGCGTACGGCATCGGCACCAAGCTCATCCTCTTCGTCACGATGGCCTGCTACTCGTTCCGCCAGGCCGGGAGCATCCTGACGGCACGTGGGTGCGGGCCCCAGCTGGTGGGTCGGCAGAGCGCGTTGCTGGCAATGGGGTTGGCCGCCGGCGCCGGCACGGTGCTGGCGCTGTTCGGACGGTCGGCGGCGCGGGTGTTCAGCTCGGCGCCGGACGTGGTCGGGGTGACCGGCGAGATGCTCTGGTACCTGGTGCCGTACCTGGTGCTGCTGGCGGGAGTCATCTCGCTGGGCGGGGTGTTCATGGGGAGCGGGAGGAGCAGGTCGCTGCTCTGGGCGACGGCGTTCGGGGCGGCCGTGCAGCTGCCGCTGGCGTACGGGCTGAGCGCGGTCGCCGGAGTGCGCGGGGTGTGGCTGTCCATGGTGCTGGGCGCGGCGGCCCAACTGGCAGTGGTGCTAATCCTGTTCCTGCGCCTGGGTCGGGGCGGGAAGCGGATCGGCCGGCGGAGCGGGGAGCTCCGGGGTGCCGCCGGCCAGGCGGGCGTGGACGGCATGGGTGACGCCGGTCCACGGGACGCCGAGCCCGTGCAGGCGGGCCAGCGTCTGGGCGGTCGTCGGGTTCATGGCAACTCCGAGGTGACGAAGGACCTGATCAGTCGGACCAGGTGA
- a CDS encoding PadR family transcriptional regulator, translating to MLTLAILGFLAEESLHAYELRRRLSELMGHNRPVSDGALYPALNRLREAGLLSRHAEPGGGAPQRQMLELTEAGRAELLRRLAEPKQSEITNGGEFFVLLAFLGQLPEPAARATVLRRRLAFLTAPAGFFSANGKPQRIKDTEDPYRRGMLVVARAAQLAERAWLEEMLESLPAA from the coding sequence GTGCTGACCCTCGCCATCCTCGGCTTCCTCGCCGAAGAGTCCCTGCACGCCTACGAGTTGCGGCGCCGCCTGTCCGAACTCATGGGCCACAACCGGCCGGTCAGCGACGGTGCGCTCTACCCGGCGCTCAACCGCCTGCGCGAGGCCGGCCTGCTCTCCCGCCACGCCGAACCCGGCGGCGGAGCGCCGCAGCGCCAGATGCTGGAGCTCACCGAGGCCGGCCGGGCCGAACTCCTGCGCCGGCTCGCCGAACCCAAGCAGAGCGAGATCACCAACGGCGGCGAGTTCTTCGTGCTGCTCGCCTTCCTGGGCCAACTGCCCGAACCGGCCGCGCGCGCCACCGTCCTGCGCCGCCGCCTCGCCTTCCTGACCGCACCGGCCGGCTTCTTCAGCGCGAACGGGAAGCCCCAGCGGATCAAGGACACCGAGGACCCGTACCGCAGGGGCATGCTGGTGGTCGCCAGGGCCGCGCAACTCGCCGAACGGGCCTGGCTGGAGGAGATGCTGGAGTCGCTCCCGGCCGCTTGA
- a CDS encoding class I SAM-dependent methyltransferase, producing the protein MPDLLRLVHRLNSAYPWDHNARLHPWILRQLPARPRSALDVGCGAGDLARRLAVRAREVHGIDSDPAIVELARRRTRAGAPIEYTVGDAVTGLPPGPHDAITCVAVLHHLPQAAALTALRERLAPGGTLVVVGLAQPSWDLTDRLLELASLLLNPVVGILKNGGRPSPRPPAMRARTKPAEVRYADLVREAQRLLPGARLRRRLFWRYTLVWRAPGGA; encoded by the coding sequence GTGCCCGATCTCCTGCGGCTGGTCCACCGGCTCAACTCCGCCTACCCGTGGGACCACAACGCCCGCCTCCACCCGTGGATCCTGCGTCAGCTCCCGGCCCGCCCCCGCAGCGCGCTCGACGTCGGCTGCGGCGCCGGCGACCTGGCCCGCCGGCTCGCCGTCCGGGCCCGGGAGGTGCACGGGATCGACAGCGATCCCGCGATCGTCGAGCTGGCCCGGCGGCGGACCCGGGCCGGTGCCCCGATCGAGTACACGGTCGGCGACGCGGTAACCGGCCTGCCGCCCGGGCCGCACGACGCGATCACCTGCGTCGCCGTGCTGCACCACCTGCCGCAGGCGGCGGCGCTGACGGCCCTGCGCGAACGGCTGGCGCCCGGCGGCACCTTGGTGGTCGTCGGACTCGCGCAACCGTCCTGGGACCTGACGGACCGCCTGCTCGAACTCGCCTCGCTGCTGCTCAACCCGGTGGTGGGCATCCTCAAGAACGGCGGCCGCCCGTCGCCGCGCCCGCCCGCGATGCGGGCCCGCACCAAGCCCGCCGAGGTGCGGTACGCCGACCTGGTCCGGGAGGCCCAACGCCTGCTCCCGGGAGCCAGGTTGCGCCGTCGGCTGTTCTGGCGGTACACGCTGGTGTGGCGTGCGCCCGGAGGAGCCTAG
- a CDS encoding GNAT family N-acetyltransferase produces the protein MDPLDLLLTDTPAPADLALLSDALDAFNTDRTGVADRRPLAVLVRDRASGEVVGGLTGRTSLGLLFVDLFHLPPALRGAGLGGELLRRAEREAVRRGCRTGVLYTISFQAPGFYLKHGWRVFGEVPCDPPGTSRVFLTKNLTTDPATDPATDPATDLTTESAG, from the coding sequence GTGGACCCCCTCGACCTCCTGCTCACCGACACCCCGGCCCCCGCCGACCTCGCGCTGCTCTCCGACGCGCTCGACGCCTTCAACACCGACCGCACCGGCGTCGCGGACCGCCGCCCGCTCGCCGTCCTGGTCCGCGACCGCGCGTCCGGCGAGGTGGTGGGCGGGCTCACCGGGCGGACCTCGCTCGGCCTGCTCTTCGTCGACCTGTTCCACCTGCCGCCCGCACTGCGCGGGGCCGGCCTGGGCGGCGAGCTGCTGCGGCGGGCCGAGCGGGAGGCGGTGCGGCGCGGCTGCCGGACCGGGGTGCTCTACACGATCAGCTTCCAGGCGCCCGGGTTCTACCTGAAGCACGGCTGGCGGGTGTTCGGCGAGGTGCCGTGCGACCCGCCCGGGACCAGCCGGGTCTTCCTGACCAAGAACCTGACCACGGACCCGGCCACGGACCCGGCCACGGACCCGGCCACGGACCTGACCACGGAGTCGGCCGGGTAG
- a CDS encoding ArsR/SmtB family transcription factor, with product METQPPRRPTAASADVGLDIAAVARLLADGTRAGFCVALADGRAWTATELARHAGVAPSTASEHLNLLVAGGLLVEERHGRHRYLRLSDPRAVALVEALADLAPRRCAAPRTLSAAGRQRALARARLCYDHLAGAVALAIADALTAQGLVVLEPEAELTPAGAELFAATGIAVPGGARRPAVRACLDWTERRPHLAGAVGAGLCAHALHEGWFTRIGTTRALALTEPGRVAFRQLLGVELGDREPGLESDQEPDSA from the coding sequence ATGGAGACCCAGCCCCCGCGCCGCCCGACCGCTGCCTCGGCGGACGTCGGCCTGGACATCGCCGCCGTCGCGCGGCTGCTCGCCGACGGCACCCGGGCCGGGTTCTGCGTCGCCCTGGCGGACGGGCGCGCCTGGACGGCCACCGAGCTCGCGCGCCACGCGGGCGTCGCCCCGTCCACCGCGAGCGAGCACCTGAACCTCCTGGTGGCCGGCGGCCTGCTCGTCGAGGAGCGGCACGGGCGGCACCGCTACCTGCGGCTGTCCGACCCCCGGGCCGTCGCCCTGGTGGAGGCGCTCGCGGACCTCGCCCCGCGCCGGTGCGCCGCGCCGCGCACGCTCTCCGCCGCCGGTCGGCAGCGCGCGCTGGCCCGGGCGCGCCTCTGCTACGACCACCTGGCCGGCGCCGTCGCGCTCGCGATCGCCGACGCGCTGACCGCCCAGGGCCTGGTCGTCCTCGAACCCGAGGCCGAACTCACCCCGGCCGGAGCCGAATTGTTCGCCGCCACCGGGATCGCCGTCCCCGGTGGCGCCCGTCGCCCGGCGGTGCGCGCCTGCCTGGACTGGACCGAGCGCCGCCCGCACCTGGCCGGCGCGGTCGGCGCCGGGCTCTGCGCCCACGCGCTGCATGAGGGTTGGTTCACCCGGATCGGCACCACCCGCGCGCTCGCCCTCACCGAGCCCGGCCGCGTGGCGTTCCGTCAGCTGCTCGGCGTGGAACTGGGCGACCGGGAGCCGGGGTTGGAATCGGACCAAGAGCCTGATTCGGCCTGA
- a CDS encoding DUF4232 domain-containing protein, with amino-acid sequence MKVTKAAAIAASTVALAMGAVACNDDGSGSGTANPPAASHAAGGSASGGSTGATGGSGGSGGAGASTGGSGGAGSAKPSSTADRCRPDELKAYIQMEPPLGNMSAGLLKLANVGKRTCDITGYPGLGGLLADNSQINLNTTRVPYPFPPTDKITIKPGDNAFAGMKWNSCDKGDTTCHVLGGLVVTPPDQKSQLVAELTGLDNKPVIQVLVSSAGITVGTLQPTVGVLFNS; translated from the coding sequence ATGAAGGTCACCAAGGCGGCGGCGATTGCGGCGAGCACGGTTGCGTTGGCGATGGGGGCGGTGGCCTGCAACGACGACGGTTCCGGCTCCGGCACCGCCAACCCGCCGGCGGCCTCGCACGCGGCGGGTGGGTCCGCCTCGGGCGGCAGCACCGGTGCGACCGGGGGTTCGGGCGGCTCCGGCGGTGCCGGCGCGAGCACCGGCGGCAGTGGTGGCGCCGGCAGCGCCAAGCCGTCGTCCACCGCCGATCGTTGCCGCCCCGACGAGCTCAAGGCGTACATCCAGATGGAGCCCCCGCTGGGCAACATGAGCGCCGGGCTGCTGAAGCTCGCCAACGTCGGCAAGCGCACCTGTGACATCACCGGCTACCCCGGCCTCGGCGGTCTGCTCGCCGACAACAGCCAGATCAACCTCAACACCACCCGGGTGCCGTATCCGTTCCCGCCCACCGACAAGATCACCATCAAGCCCGGCGACAACGCCTTCGCCGGCATGAAGTGGAACTCCTGCGACAAGGGCGACACCACCTGCCACGTGCTCGGCGGTCTGGTCGTCACCCCGCCGGACCAGAAGTCCCAGCTGGTCGCCGAGCTCACGGGCCTGGACAACAAGCCGGTGATCCAGGTGCTGGTCTCCTCCGCCGGCATCACGGTCGGCACCCTGCAGCCGACGGTGGGCGTGCTGTTCAACTCCTGA
- a CDS encoding thioesterase family protein, with protein MTAPTTPTAPTAPTVSPGSYYQRIDEHRYKPTAHAGGAWNLDEQHFSPLAGLIVHAIDRHRAARPDDGLVLARISYDILGRIALDECEITVQTVRPGRTVELVEAVVVIGGRPVVRARAWLLETLDTSAVADTPVAELPAPESLDPWPMGELWGGGYIASIDVRRHRERPGRSTAWLSTPHELVAGEPAGPHAAFIALVDTANGIAVQQPPTEWMFPNVDLTIHLHRRPEGRWTGLDTTVSFGPTGHGVTSTVLHDTAGPVGRAEQILTVRPLGAM; from the coding sequence TTGACCGCCCCCACCACCCCCACCGCCCCCACCGCCCCCACGGTCTCGCCCGGCAGCTACTACCAGCGCATCGACGAGCACCGCTACAAGCCCACCGCCCATGCCGGGGGCGCCTGGAACCTGGACGAGCAGCACTTCAGCCCGCTGGCCGGCCTGATCGTGCACGCGATCGACCGGCACCGCGCCGCCCGCCCCGACGACGGACTCGTGCTCGCCCGGATCAGCTACGACATCCTCGGCCGGATCGCCCTCGACGAGTGCGAGATCACCGTGCAGACCGTCCGGCCCGGCCGCACCGTCGAGTTGGTCGAGGCGGTGGTGGTGATCGGTGGGCGTCCGGTGGTCCGGGCCCGCGCCTGGCTGCTGGAGACCCTGGACACGTCGGCCGTCGCCGACACCCCGGTCGCGGAGTTGCCCGCACCCGAGTCCCTCGACCCCTGGCCGATGGGCGAGTTGTGGGGCGGCGGCTACATCGCCTCGATCGACGTGCGCCGGCACCGCGAGCGCCCCGGCCGGTCGACCGCCTGGCTGAGCACCCCGCACGAGCTGGTCGCGGGCGAACCGGCCGGCCCGCACGCCGCGTTCATCGCCCTGGTGGACACCGCGAACGGCATCGCCGTGCAACAGCCGCCCACCGAGTGGATGTTCCCCAACGTGGACCTGACCATCCACCTGCACCGCCGCCCCGAGGGCCGCTGGACCGGACTGGACACCACCGTCAGCTTCGGCCCGACCGGACACGGCGTCACCAGCACCGTGCTGCACGACACGGCGGGCCCGGTGGGCCGGGCCGAGCAGATCCTCACGGTGCGTCCGCTGGGCGCTATGTGA